AGGAAACTGTAAAATTTAAACTGAAGTCACAAGCACAGATTTTCTCCATTGAGAACATCTAGAGTAATCCTCCTGTTCTTCTGGCACAGTTCAGAACCTGTAGGAAAAATAGAGCCCAAGAGAGCAGATGACACTGATGTCCAACTCCATTCGAGGAGATTTGCTGCCATCTTTTGGTAGATGAGTGTTCcagaaattaacaaaaaattatCTCACAGATACTGAACATTTTGTCCCTCTGCTCATTCTAAacccacctgcagcaccagcccctggagggatttaaaattgtgtagatgtggcatctggggacgtggtttagtggtggacttggcagtgctgggttaacacttgaacttgatgatcttcaaggtgttttccaatctaaacaattccatgattctgtgcactcagcctctgctgcaggggcagcgTGTGAAAATTAATCTCAGCCAATGATTCTCCAAGGAGCTCCTAAAACCCTTTGGgtgcctgtggggctggaagggcTCAATGCGAGGCACGGGCTGGGCTGGTTTCTTCATGGTCTGGCTGCTCAGAGAAAAGCTGTAGGAAACAGGCTGCAGTCTCTCTCTGCAagtaataaaatacttttttatgCCCAGAGGTAATAAAAGAATATATTTGATAATCTGGGGCATCAGCAGGATGATGCATTGGGAGAGAGCAAGGCTGGGAGAGAGTGCTCCACAAATGACACTCATTATTACCATATTTATCTTTGCAGAGGGCAaagagctgaggctgctctttGGCAGGGGCAGgttgaggagctgctgctcagagtgaAAGTGCACCCTTGTGACTGGGCCAAAGGGATGTTGGGGAACATCCTgtgcccctgctcccctctgggGTCCTGCCTCTGCACCAGCAGCCTCCTTACTTCCATTGCTCCTCTGACTCCTGGAGGAGGAGGTTCATGCAACCCAGCAGAAAGCTGCCCACTGCTTTTTTGCTGGGCTACATTTTTTCATGGGACAGTGAGTGAAATGCAGGGCAGGCTTTGACAGGCCCCAGGAtgcaggaaaagagggaaggtaccagctgctgccagagggagAACAGAGAGGGTGTTGAGAGCTGACACTTCACCCTGACTGCAACTCTGAGCACTGGTTACAACACCCACACTCCTAGTGGTGTCTGGATCAACAAAATGACTGTGGTCAGAAGAACTTTCCAAACTTGAAAGAGAGCTCTTGTTTCTGTGGGTTTCTACCCTGGTGGCAGGCTGCACACTTTATTTTAATGTGGATTTGATATCCAGCACAGTTCCTTTAGCCTTTGCTGCCTCAGCTGCCTTTCTAAGGTCAATATGGGGCTACACACAATCCTTTTTCCTCTACCACCCTGGCATGACATAAAATTCCTGAGATCCCACTGAATTCCACAATCCACTTCATTTATACACTTCAGTTCAACATTAAGTTCCTTGCAGGGTTATTTAGTTTGGACTCTGACCAAAGTTCccaagtgctgtgtgtgtgctcagtTGCATGACTCCAACCttgctcctgggctgtgccagggcaggcaccACTCACATGATGGGGTACAGCCCTGCCACGGCTGTGGGAGCAGTGCCCTTCAGAGAAATGCTGTTGGGAAAGCAAAGGTATGAGCCAGGTAAGAGAACAAGCAGGGAAACTGCCTCCTCTCACCATCCATTGTCACTGTgcaagggagaaagagaaggaaagaactaattaaaaaccaaaccaaaccaaaataaacctgTGAGTGGGATGTAAACTCTTAgcaattattctttttttgaCACAGACATCCCTTGTGTGGTGGGGGGAGAAGGGTGACCAGCCAGACCATCAGCAGTTTTCTGGCCTGGATGATTCCCCTGTTTATCTTGCGGGTGATGCTCTGAGCGTCCCAAGGACCTCCAACAGTGCAGGACTGGGTTGATATCTCATCCTGAAAGTGGCCCAGTTCCACCTCTGTTCCCCTCTGATAGCAGAGCACTCCCTGCCTGAGTGCTTTGTCACCAGGAGAGTGTTGCTCTGGACCCAGTCCCAGTTCCCACGGGGGGAGTGTTGCTGCCTCGCTGACCCCTGGCTTCCTGACAGGTCCTTTGGACACTCACCAGATGTCACACACAGCCTCAAAGGCTCACAGATCCTCTTTCAaatcctccttccccttccttctttccctccaGTCTTGCCTCAACCAGGATATGGAGAATTGAAATTTTAACAAGGCGGGGAGTTAGAATTAAATTCTAAATTACATTCTAGGCAATTCTAATTTAGCTAATTCAGACTAAATAGGGACTTTCATCGAATCAGTATAGTTTGGCTTGGATGGGCCCTTTAAAAGTCACCTCGTCTCGTTTCCCGTAGAGCCGGGCATTCTGGTACCCAGATGGCTGCAGGTGCCCCGGGTCGTACCGGGGCTGGCACCGGTGCATCCCGCGGATGCCGTAGCCGGGGTCCGCTGCGGTGCCTTGAGCGGGTGCGGCTGGGGCGCGGGGTCTGCCCGGCGCGACCCCGCGCCCGGGGAGCGGCTCCGCAGCCCgggccgccccgcccgccgcggccgccccgccccgccggtcCCGCCCGCCGTCACGCACCGCCGCCGTCGTAGAGCCCGGGGAGGCACCGGGCAGGGGCAGCCGCCGCCGCAGGAGGCCGAGGCGGAGCGGAGTGCAGCTGCCACCGCGGCGGGGGCAGGTAGGGCCGTCCCGGGCGGGGGTGCCGGGCCGCGGCGCGGGGCGATGCGGGCGGCGGGACCCGGACTCGGGGCATGCGTGGGAGCGGGGACAGCTCGCAGCGCCCCGGGCGGGTTTGCCCACCCGCGGCCCGGCGGAACGGGGATAAAACTCTGTCCTTATGTAATGCCGGGCATTGCGACACGGGGGCCTGCTGGGGAGGCGCGGGTGGCCGGGACATCGCGGGCGGCGTGACAGCGGGCACGGCAGGGTCCCGGCGCCGCATCCCGGGATGCCGCCGGCCGCAGCGCGGAGGCCGAGCTCAGCGAACCGGGCGCTGGCCCCGTGACGGGAGGAGAAAGGTCACTGGGCCACAGCGAGCGTGCGGCTCCTGCCGAGCGCTTCAGCCTGCGGGATTGTTCTGCTCCTTCCCGGGAAACAAAGGTCGAAGGTGGCCGTACCTGCCCGCTTCAGCACCGTCTTGGCTCTGACATCCCTTTCACCTCGCTCCTCCGCACCCCCGGCATCCTTCTTGCGGGTTGGCAAATTCGTTCTGATatgtaccaaaaccccaagcCTCAAGCCAAGCAGGCAAACTGATCTcttctttcatttcattctgCTTATTCTCAGAATATAGGTTTGTACTTGTGGGGAATAATGTCAGTTTAAAAATCCCCATGTCTCTGCTTTCTGCTCCCATACCGAGCACTGTGGGgccgcagcagcagctgcctcgaTTCTGCCTTGTcacagcccttgctgggaaCAACTCTTGCTGGAGGGGGGAAAAGTCTTTGACTCATTCAGTCTTTaggtatttgaaaaataaaaaaaaagggtaacaaaattttaagaaaatggaGTGGCGTGCAGCTGACTCATCATCAGTGACCAATGCAGGGTTGTGTCTCTGGGGAATATTTATAGTGATTCCAGCAGAAACAGATCCCAGCTTGTTTCTCAGATGACTTAGTGAGAATAGAGGTGTGTtgcagtttgttttgttgggtaCAATGGATGGTTGAATAATCACCTTTCTCATGGCATTTCACCTATGAATTTTTGTCAGAAATGGGCTTTTGCACTATTGTAATGACATTCCAGAATAAAGCCTCCCCTCAGCACTCTCCATCAAAGGAGATGCACCTTTTCTTCCTGTCCACGTTTTGGGGTGTGTGTATGGGGGTGTGAAGGTGTGGGGGACATCACTGTTGGCTGCTGTAGCAGCAGAAggatgtccccagccctggcactgttAGGATGGAGGCAGGACACACAGCTCAGGCCTTCTTGGGCTTGGCATCTGCTGCAGGTAAGGAAAAACACATCCACCGGTGTAGCAGATGCTCCTTTCCTGTGTGAGCTGTCACATCGTGCTGGAAGACAGAATTCCATTTTAATTACTCATCCTCATTGATGTGGTGCTGGGTGTTCctgagtggggctgggagcgAGGGACATGTCCCTTCTTCAGTGCACTGCCGGGCGTGCACTGACCTGGGCCCTGCCATGCTGGTGGCACGGGGTGGGACAGCAGCACTactcttctcctcctctgcaggtACTTAGCAGAGACAGATTAATTTACCATGTGGGGATGTGGTTCTACAGTAGCTACAGCAAGCTGTGACTTCCCCCCAAGTGAATTTAATCGATACTTATATGTGATAGTTTAATAAGGGGCTGCCATGCAACACTGCAGTTCCTAATGTGTACCCATATGATTAGAGCAGGTTGTCTCTTTCTTTAATTCTATAATTAGTATAGcctaaataataatatttacatTTGCTTTTAAGGGGCTTATTTCGTTTATGCTCCTCTGTTTATTGGGCTACAGAGTTACTGCATAAACCCTTCTGCTCCATCATGCGTGCAATTCCAGAGCAAAGCTccagcaggagggctgggatcCTGCAAGTGTCACAGGGACGCTGCATGGCTTTATAGTGTCTGCAACAAAAGAAATTGTGGACTCCCAGTCTTAAATTTTGAGTCATAATGGTGCATGGATTATATGATGTTGGCACAGTAGCAAGTTGGGACAAAAAGTGTTGTTAAGTATTGTGTCTAATAATGCTGAGTATTTACAAACCATGTGCTTTTACTGGCTTCTCAAAAGCCTCGTGATTGTGCCCAGCTTGATGTTTGACCTCTGTGTGACTGTGCATGTATTTAGGGGTAAGTGTGCTTTTAAATCTCTGCACAGTGAGGCTGCTGAACCTGATCTGAAGCAGACTGTGGGCATGACTtgaagggatttgggatctggacCGTAAAACCCAACGTGTGGAGGCAGCACTGTGCTCCCCTGGGAACCTGGGATGTTGTAGAGGGATGCCGGTGCCTCCAGGCAGCCATAGGAcatggagggagctgggccctgctctgtctGAGAGCAAAGTCCCATCCTCTGTGGTATATTGACACAACAGACATTGGCTGGGAAATGacactgcccaggctgggggtcCAGAAAGGCACTTAAAAGCGGCTTCACTCCAAggaataatttttcctttaatgaaGGAGATAGTATTCTTTTTAACCTTGAGGCAATAGACCCTAATGTGGGTTTTTCGCCATGCAGACAGACTGTACCTGGCCACATGACCCAATgctgtctgtccctcccagctgctcctaGCAGCTGTAATGTGTCCACCCTGCAAGTAGCACCTTTTGTTACTTGCAAAAGTAGCAAGTACTGTGCTACTTTCATGCCTTTGGAGACAAGGAGCTGGAATGTTCAAAACTACGGGTACCATCAAGAAATGATACATGAGTTCAGATTTATTGGGAATAAAATGTGGCTGCATAAGGATAAATCCAGCCTTTTTACTTTCTTAGCCTTCAATCTGATAGACTTCCATTGTCTTAATGGGAATTTTATTCTTATAATGGACTTGATTCTTATATTAAATTTTtagattgttcctttccccgTGTAAATATCATAAATCTGATAAATATGTGCAGGGAAACTTTAACCTAGGCATGTATGACAGTTATCAAGCAGAGATGAGTTTTCCTTTGGTTGCAGCCAATCCTTGTATTTGCCAGGGCACCCTGTGGGTTTGTTACTTTTTGGACTGAATTCGATTTAATTGCTCAGAACTGCATCATCAAGTGGAAACTTTGCCATCTGTGACATTGGAAAATACTCAAATTTGGCCTTCTGTAATGAAATCTTCACTGGGGCTATCTCTTGGGTCCTGCAGCTCCAAAGGGAACTCCTGTTTTCTCCCTGTGGCAGTTATAAATCAGATATTCCTGGAGGTATGCTCACTGCAGCACTTGGAGCTTACTCCTCAGTTCAGGTTTTCTTCAGTCATCACTTGTGCTATGGTGTTTCTTACtcaagaaaaccaaaatattttctcacttGGAACACCTTACAGATATTCTGCTTGGCCCACTCTGTTGAGGTCCATAGTCATGCCGAGCTATTTGCACAGTTGGACAAGGATAAAAGCAGTGAATTCATTTCAGTCCAAACCTAATCTGAGTTAATGTGCAGGGATCCCACTGGTGAAAAGCAAGGGCACTTGGCCACGGCCATTCCTTGATCCTTTAAGAGTGTGAATCCCTGCTAAGCATGCTTGTCTTACAACCTGTACTCGCACAGGATGTAATCAGGTTTGTTTTCCATCTGTTAAACAAGAGGCTTCTTATTAGCCAGTGCAAAcagaaatttttgttttgttcttgctgaCAATGGCAAGGTTAGCCATCAAGTACACAGCTCCTAGCGTTTTCCACACTCAGCAATTTTAAACAccttgctctgtgtgtgttatATGATTTGCCTTACAACCAGCTGGGATTTGGCTTTCAGCATTGTCCCCTAATTACAGTAATTGTCTAAGTGGAGCTCTCATGTCTCCCACTGTTCTGGGCCCAGACTgcagcagtggagcagcctggcacagttcATGCACCTGATGAGCCGGGCCACAGCCAGAGGAGATACATAGGCATCAGGGAACAAAACTTGGCTTCATGGgtttggagaagggaaaaacatGACTGaaaaaatccagcccaaaaGCATACAGCAttcatttttgaagaaaatattttgattttatgaAGTGACTCAAAGGGACTGTTGATAAAATAGATCTGATAGATTCCAAGATacagctggcagagcagtgcATTATCTTTCAAAGCAATGCTTATTTGATTTTTCAAGTGTAGAgatttgtaatatttttaatttttgatgaTGCTAAATGGCAATATCCATCAGAGGGTTCTcatggggctgggctgctctggcaaGGCAGAAGCATTTGCTGTACACAGACAGCTCTTAGTGACTCCTGCCATCCCTTTCCTGAGTGCTGCCTAACTTTGGGGGGTGATTTCCAAGCAGGGTATTGTATCTGCTTCTAGTGACTTCAATGAGGAGCAGAGGAATTGCTTACACAAATATGGTAATACTTTCTTAGGGGGTTTTTctgcttgtgggtttttttttttttccctttttcttccctcttttaaAGGCTGATTTTGTGTATAAAAATTAAATCCCTGCTTTTATGTTTtcacaaaacaaacccaagcagAGAAATTTAGGTGCAATATAAGTGGCTAAAACTGCTTTGgaatatgaattaaaaaaaaaaaaaaattaactctttaGCTGGTTGTGTATTTGGGGATGCATTTTAATAGTGGATATAGCTGGGAAGAAATGACATGCACCCAAGCAGTCTGCAACTGAAGCTACATCATAGTATGTGCCCTTGTATCCTACTATATGTTCTGAAAAGactgtttgcttttatttagcCACCAGATCTGTTTTGTTCCCTCTAGGATAGGGATTCTTCCTTTATGCAATAGCAATATCCTGCTTTAACAGGCACCAGCTTGTTGTCTGGAGTGCTTGAGGCGCTGAGTGACTGCTGAAAGTCCCTATCTGATCTCCATGGGGTGGTGAGCTTGCCTGAGAGCTgcatcccaggctgcagccagagagATATTAAGGCACCCTTGTGTTTGGACCTAGTGGGTTTGTGTGGGATTTAAAGGAGTCGTTTTCTGCTAACATTGAATACTGTGAAGTAACAATGTGAGGcagtttttaaagcatttgCATGCATATGTAGTTAACTGCTTATTACTTTTGAATAGCCAAAAAGTTAGTGAATATGGAATTTTAGTGCAACATCTGGTATCGAGAGGATTAGCTTTATAAGTACAATTTATCTCTTTTGCTGTGTAGAATTCAGAAATCTTGTCTACAAAGGCAGAAGTTTTGCACCATTTCAGATCGCTTGACTTTGTCTCCCCTaaagaaattactttatttGAATAAGGGAGTAGAAATTATTGTACTTGGACAAAAAAGGAGATTTGCTTGGTTTGTTCCTCAGAATCCTATTTTCTTCTCTATATATGGTGAGACAATTTTCCCAGTGGCAGAGAAAATGGGATGCATTTATATCTTTTGCAGGAGGCCACTGAACTAAGAATGTCAGGGCCTGCTAAAGATGGGAAAGTGAGGACTTCCGCGACAGTGTGGGCATccctaagaaacaaaacacagtgGAGGAAGTTGCCCCTGCAGTGTTCCCAGCACTGGGCTGTGCCTTTGCAGGGAGCTCTAGTCTGCATTTTGCTGCCGAAGCAGGGTTGTGGCTGCCCTCCTGATGGCCTGGCCTCACAGCGTGGCCTCCCTGCAGGCTGAATTTTTCTCAGCAAGGTCATGTTTTCTCAGGTGCACAGAAAAACACTTAAATGTCAAAGTCTAAGGAGAGACCTTAACCCATTAATAGTGATAGCAAAGTCAAAGAAAACTGAAACATAAGAATGACCATTTATTGATTTTGCTCACGTAAATGTTATCCATTTGCTGTACTGAATTAGGGAAAGAGAGATGTTCCTGATGGTAGATGCTTGTTCTGGTTACATTTCCTTAGTGAATGAGTTGGGGTCCTAATGCTTTACATGAGAATGCAGAGATCCATTGCGAGAAACAGGAGAAACATTTCTGAGAAATGGTTTGAAAAAAGCAGAAGTTCATTCATGAGTTACACTGATAAGAAAACAACAGTTAACTCTTTGGAAAGGCATAGACAGTtccttttaatatatattaGCTCTGCAGCCTCTTTCACATCCTTAGTGGCATGTACATGGTCATTGCTGCTTCTGACTCCCGAGCAAAATGAAATCACACTGTTTGCAATAGCTGCTTTCTTCAGGCTGTATTTAGTTGTGGGTGGGGGATACAAAATGAAAGGGCTGCAATGGGCTTAAGTTTCTTGTTGCTTAAATGAATTAAGTAAATTTCTGAATGCtgtagtttccttttttttatttcctaaattttcctttccagaaaaTGGCTGTTCCACCTGCATATGCTGACCTGGGCAAATCTGCCAGAGATATTTTCACCAAGGGATATGGTAAATAAAGCCAAAATAAGTTTGGGCATTTGCTGTCTACCTGATTCCTGAAACTGTTAGGATTTTATTACTTTCCCCTGAGAAATACTCCAGTTATTTCCATTAGAATCCATAGAATCACAGTTTCACATTGTGCTTGCTGTTTGGAAAGGGAGGGTAACTTACTTTTCTTTTGATAAAATTCTTCCTGTTCCCCATAGAACTGTTGTTGGTTTTGTGAGAAAATTGTGTGCTATATTTTGGCTGTGCCCTTGTATTGATGAACAGGATCACTGATGGCTGTAGTTTGCTTATTAACAGAATGCTcctcactgggaaaaaaagtattattaCCTAATTTGGTCCCAGTTATATTGCTGAGGTCAATAGGATTCATCAGTCAAGTGCTATCTGAAATGAGTACAAGCTTCTTCTTAGAAACACATGGGTTGATAACTCTGCCCTTGGTTTAACTATTTAATAGTTCACACGTGATTTAGAAGAGttttaagaaataaatcagaaatgcttttcaaatCAACATATAtatgattaatattttttacTCACTCTCTAGGTTTTGGGTTAATAAAGCTTGATTTGAAAACAAGATCTGAAAATGGACTGGTGAGTTTGGAAGCACATTGAAATCCAAAACATTGCAGTGGTTTTGTGATTACTAtatatttcttcttaaaataaatacactTGTATTTATATGAACTAATATTTAACAGATTATAATGACTTATATGTTCTACAAGTATAAGCATTTGCTTGATTGCATTTATGTATATATTGACTAAAATGAATatgtataaattatttttttcttttaggaattTACAAGCTCAGGTTCAGCAAACTCAGAAACAAACAAAGTCAGTGGTAGTTTGGAGACAAAATATAGATGGGTGGAATATGGATTGATGTTCACAGAAAAGTGGAACACTGACAACACACTAGGCACTGAGATTACTCTTGAAGATCAGGTAATTTTTGGCTCCAGTAAAGCAATTTACAAATTCACTTACACCAATGTCTAATTAGATATCCAAtcactgaatttattttctgttcagcTTGCACGGGGCCTGAAGCTGACCTTTGACTCCACCTTCTCCCCTAACACTGGGTAAGAAATGAGTAAGCTAAAGTgacaaaaaaggcatttttaattttttgtcctGAGATATCAAGACAGGTAATAATCAGCCTGTGTATGATGAAATCACGTCCATGTCATTTACACCTTAGTGTTAATAATCCCTTTATAATCCTTAACTATAGCAAGCAAACTTAAACACAGTAGCTTGAAAATTATAGTTAGAATTAGAGAGTGAAGAAAAAGTTGTGGTTTTGCTCCATTGTGTATTTCTGGCCATGTCAGAGGATGAGCTGCTGCCTTAATAAAAGTACCAAACAAGTCAGCTGTAATGCAAAGCTTAACAAGCTCTAGGGGCCACTTGGCCACAGCTCTGATAGGTTGACACAGAACTGGGCTCTTGTCCCGAGCTGAATTTATCATCTGAATTCTTGCAGGCCACAGTGTGCCTGGGTGGTGGATGAGTATTCCTGACATGGTGATTGGATGCCATGTTTTATGTGGGCCAGAGGGATTAAGCAGCAGCTGTAGTTCTAGAtgttagtttattttttttccctgattatCTGTGCAAGCAGTGCTGCCAGTGAGTCAAAATACTCTGCACATcagcttcccagagcagcagactGCACTGCAGGCTCTCAGGGTAACAGTCCCAGGGGAGCTTTCACCTGTCTTTTAGATTTAGTGTTCTGCATTGTCAACTGCTTTCAGTCCACTCCAAATTCTAGATTAACAAGGTATTTTTGTTAATCAGAAAAATCTCAAGTagatttttataattatttcttAACTGGTAGGATTCTtagagaaattaaaaggaaaaaccttgTTCAATGGTGTAACAGGTCTAGAACTATTTCTTGAGCACTTCACAGACACTATAGTTATGATTGCCTTGAGAGAAATGTTAAATGTGGCTAAATGGAGTGAGATTCAATCCTGGTGTGACCTGGCTTAGTTTGACAGTGATGCACCATGTCTGAATATGAGACTTCTCCCCTCCGTATTACTTACTGACTGTGACAAATCTTTCAGCAGGTAAAATCATTTTTTGGAGCACTCTGTGTTCTTACCTCTGTCCCCGTGACATTGGTGGGAGAGGTACTGCTGGCCTTTACAAAAGTTGCAGATGAGTGCCTTTGGCACTCCTgcactttttttctgattctgcAAAACACAAGAAATTCCTGGGTCTGagctaataataataaaaaagagatCAGTCTCTGTGTGGGTCTGATACAGCACTGATACTTTCTTGGAGGTTGTTTTTGTGAGCTGACATGAAAGGTTGAtttgaaatttcaaattaaCCTGACTTTTCCAGAAAGATTTCAGTAGAGATTTGGTCAAAGACAGAAGACACTtgtaaaaagagaagaaaaaaaatcttaaattaagAGTAACTGAATATATCAGACATAACTCTCTTGGCTTGTGAAAGTCTGCACCCTTGATGTAAATCAACCTAAGAACACATGAGAAAATACTGTTCTGGCCAAtagtataaaaataaacaaatgacTCAGGAAAGTTTATTTCTGCCTTAACCTGGCAGCTTTCTGGTGGCTGTATATGGCTGTGTAACCATTAAAGTTCACAAAGTACCATTAGGAGAAATGGAGATGGCAGAGCCACTGAAGCAGTCTGCTTGCTTCATAGCAGAGATTTTCACAAAGTAGTGATTTCCTAATGTCTGTCACAGTAAATAAAATTACCCAATTCATTAGGATTGTCTAAAAATTGTTTGCCTGGGACAGGCAAAAGTTTTTTGCTTGGGGCAGGCAAGCAAGTCCACTACTGTGGACTTCTAGTGGCAAATCTGTAAACTTCTACagttcccatcccttccctgtaTGTACCAAACTTCCAAAACCATTGTATCAGTTGGAGATGAGGATACAGTTTTGTCAATTCCCATCTGTGtgcagctgcttttcagaaTACAGTCCAGAAGTGCTTTGTGGGGCACCACACCATATTTTATAGCTCATTTCCAAAGAATTCACTGTAGCTGACTTAGGATTTTGTAAATGTGAACACAAGACGGTGACATATCATGTGGCTCTCTAGGGATGTCCATGTTGTCTTCAGGAACTATTATTACACTGAGTTAAAAACTAAGTGATATGATGGAATTGCTACCTACAGGTGTACCTTTGCAAAGATATGATACCTGTCTTTTCTCTTTAGGAAAAAGAGTGCTAAAATTAAGTCGGGGTACAAAAGGGAGCACATCAACATCGGCTGTGACATGGATTTTGATATTGCGGGTCCTTCAATACGTGGAGCCCTCGTGCTTGGCTATGAGGGGTGGCTGGCAGGCTACCAAATGACTTTTGAGACAGCAAAGTCTAGAGTAACCCAGAGCAACTTTGCTGTTGGCTATAAGACTGATGAATTCCAGCTTCACACTAATGTGTAagtattggcagacaggcacTAAAAAGGAATTTGGAAGGATTACTAAACAATGAAAGGGTCAGAGGTTCAGCAATGGTGAATAAGGGAATGATGAATTGGAAATTAATTCTTCATTGAAGACGTCAAGCTGtattttttcagctgcattaCCTTTTCTTTGAGTTGTGTGTGTGAGGGAGTGCATGATGGAAGGAACTGGAACTCGCTGTCTGTCTAACAGATAAGGACTGTTAGAATTCATTAGTGatataataaaaaaagtaaGTTATAAAAATACTCTTT
This genomic interval from Haemorhous mexicanus isolate bHaeMex1 chromosome 15, bHaeMex1.pri, whole genome shotgun sequence contains the following:
- the VDAC1 gene encoding voltage-dependent anion-selective channel protein 1 isoform X2, with product MAVPPAYADLGKSARDIFTKGYGFGLIKLDLKTRSENGLEFTSSGSANSETNKVSGSLETKYRWVEYGLMFTEKWNTDNTLGTEITLEDQLARGLKLTFDSTFSPNTGKKSAKIKSGYKREHINIGCDMDFDIAGPSIRGALVLGYEGWLAGYQMTFETAKSRVTQSNFAVGYKTDEFQLHTNVNDGTEFGGSIYQKVNDQLETAVNLAWTAGNSNTRFGIAAKYQIDSDASFSAKVNNSSLIGLGYTQTLKPGKYQTDVVSFVGWQEYQCRGSQTWSRIGI
- the VDAC1 gene encoding voltage-dependent anion-selective channel protein 1 isoform X1, with the protein product MAVPPAYADLGKSARDIFTKGYGFGLIKLDLKTRSENGLEFTSSGSANSETNKVSGSLETKYRWVEYGLMFTEKWNTDNTLGTEITLEDQLARGLKLTFDSTFSPNTGKKSAKIKSGYKREHINIGCDMDFDIAGPSIRGALVLGYEGWLAGYQMTFETAKSRVTQSNFAVGYKTDEFQLHTNVNDGTEFGGSIYQKVNDQLETAVNLAWTAGNSNTRFGIAAKYQIDSDASFSAKVNNSSLIGLGYTQTLKPGIKLTLSALLDGKNINAGGHKLGLGLEFEA